A DNA window from Moorella thermoacetica contains the following coding sequences:
- a CDS encoding S8 family peptidase, whose amino-acid sequence MWPVLLAYYTGVATAAGAMIAWSGNKKVGKRKIILFHQEKPLPSCRALLQKRGGQVLKELPLVHALVARLPAKGKVIEELGLHPDIRLIEDDFEVHTVELPAARIRQEKQIVPWGVERIGAPRAWQVAAGEKVKVAVLDTGLDAGHPDLAANVRGTQNIKFPGWRAGDGNGHGTHVAGIIAALNNSFGVVGVAPRAEIYGVKIFNRQGDGYISDIVAGLDWALKNKMQVVNMSFGTSQPSQALEEAVRKCVQAGMVLVAAAGNEGRDDSVLYPARYPGVIAVSAVDKKDNLASFSSRGTEVTVTAPGVDILSTYPGGKYRTMSGTSMACPHAAGVAALILAQDRRLSGRQVARIICRTAIKLPDLSPREQGDGLVNATALAAVARFIGETGTAGEESVG is encoded by the coding sequence GTGTGGCCGGTTTTACTGGCTTATTATACCGGCGTAGCGACGGCGGCAGGTGCCATGATCGCCTGGTCCGGCAACAAAAAAGTAGGTAAGCGGAAGATTATCCTTTTTCACCAGGAGAAACCCCTACCCAGTTGCCGCGCCCTGTTGCAAAAGAGGGGCGGCCAGGTATTAAAGGAATTACCCCTGGTGCATGCCCTTGTGGCCCGACTACCTGCAAAGGGAAAAGTAATTGAAGAACTGGGTTTACACCCTGACATTCGCCTGATTGAAGACGATTTTGAAGTTCACACGGTGGAGTTGCCGGCCGCCCGGATACGGCAGGAGAAACAGATAGTTCCTTGGGGCGTTGAGCGCATCGGCGCTCCGAGGGCCTGGCAGGTGGCTGCCGGGGAAAAGGTGAAGGTGGCGGTCCTAGACACAGGCCTTGATGCCGGGCATCCCGACCTGGCGGCCAACGTCCGCGGTACCCAGAATATAAAATTTCCCGGCTGGCGGGCCGGAGACGGGAACGGCCACGGTACCCATGTAGCAGGGATTATTGCCGCCCTGAACAACAGCTTCGGGGTGGTAGGGGTTGCGCCCCGGGCCGAGATTTATGGAGTAAAGATTTTTAACCGTCAAGGTGACGGTTATATATCCGATATCGTAGCCGGCCTGGACTGGGCGCTAAAAAATAAGATGCAGGTAGTAAACATGAGCTTTGGCACCAGCCAACCCAGCCAGGCCCTGGAGGAGGCCGTCCGCAAATGTGTCCAGGCGGGAATGGTGCTGGTTGCGGCGGCCGGAAACGAAGGCAGGGACGATAGTGTTCTATATCCGGCCCGCTATCCGGGGGTCATCGCCGTTTCGGCCGTCGATAAGAAGGATAACCTGGCCAGCTTTAGCAGCCGGGGAACGGAGGTAACGGTCACTGCTCCCGGAGTCGATATCCTATCTACTTACCCGGGGGGCAAATACCGGACTATGAGCGGAACTTCCATGGCCTGCCCCCACGCCGCCGGGGTGGCGGCCCTGATTCTGGCCCAGGATAGGCGCCTATCCGGCCGGCAGGTGGCCAGGATAATCTGCCGCACGGCCATTAAGTTACCCGATCTGTCACCCCGGGAACAGGGGGACGGTTTGGTCAACGCCACCGCCCTGGCGGCCGTAGCCCGCTTTATTGGGGAAACGGGAACGGCAGGCGAGGAGTCGGTCGGCTAA